DNA sequence from the Bradyrhizobium diazoefficiens genome:
AATTGCGCGGCATTTCCGCCAGCTTCAGGGTCGCGGCGAACCGCTCCTCCATCGGCAGCGTCTTGTCGGCGATGATCGCCTTCAACCGCTCGCGCTTCGGAGCGGCGTTCTTCACCATCCGCTTGCGCCGGTTGTTCTTCTCGACTGAACTCTTCTTTGCCATGCTTGGCTCCTGGGTATCCGCGTTTGAGAGGCTTTAGGTCAGCGTCTCACTGCCGGAACGGGAAATTGAAAGCGGTCAACAAGGCCCTCGCCTCTTCGTCGGTCTTGGCCGTGGTGCAGACAGTGATGTCCATACCGCGGGCTTCCGTGACCTTGTCGAAGTCGATCTCGGGGAAAATGATGTGCTCCTTGATGCCGAGCGAGTAGTTGCCGCGGCCGTCAAAGCTCTTCGGGTTCAGACCGCGGAAGTCGCGGACGCGCGGCAGCGCGACCGTCACCAGGCGATCGATGAACTCGTACATGCGGGCCTTGCGCAGCGTGACCTTGCAGCCGATCGGCTGGTTCTCACGCAGCTTGAAGGTCGCGATCGCGATACGCGAATAGGTCACGATCGCCTTCTGGCCGGCGATCTGAGTCAGCTCGGCAGCGGCGGTTTCGGCCTTCTTGCGGTCGTTGACGGAATCGCCAACGCCCATGTTCAGCACGACCTTGTCCAGGCGCGGAACCTGCATCACGTTCTCATAACCGAACTTCTCGGTCATGGCCGTGCGGATCTTCGCGTCGTATTCCGCGCGCAGGCGCGGGGTGTAAGCGGTCTCAGCCATCGATCTCAGCTCCCGAGCTCTTGGCGATGCGAACCTTCTTGCCGTCCGCCAGAATCTTGAATCCGACGCGGGTCGGCTTTCCGTCCTTGCCGACATACGCGATGTTGGACAGTTGGATCGGCGACTCCTTCGAGATGATGCCGCCCTCCTGGGCCTGCGTCTGCTTCTGGTGACGCTTCACCATGTTGATGCCGCGCACGAGCGCCGTGCCGGCATCGGGGCGCACTTCGAAAACTTCGCCGGTACGGCCCTTGTCGCGGCCGGTCAGCACGACGACCTTGTCGCCCTTGCGGATCTTCGCAGCCATCACAACACCTCCGGCGCGAGTGAAATGATCTTCATGTGGTTCTTGGCGCGCAGCTCGCGCGGCACGGGCCCGAAGATACGGGTGCCGACCGGCTCGGACTGATTGTTGATCAGAACGGCGGCGTTGCGGTCGAAGCGGATCACCGAACCGTCGGCGCGGCGGATGTCCTTGCGGACACGCACCACGACGGCCTTCATCACGTCGCCCTTCTTCACCTTGCCACGCGGAATCGCTTCCTTGATCGAGACGACAATGATGTCGCCGATCGTGGCGTAGCGGCGCTTGGAGCCCCCGAGCACCTTGATACACATGACACGGCGTGCGCCAGAATTGTCGGCCACGTCGAGGTTGGTCTGCATCTGAATCATTGATGCACCTCGTCCTCTTCTCTTTGCGCCAGCCTAGCCGGCGCTCAACATTTCCCTGAAGTCAGTCGGCCAAGGCCAACAGATCAGGCGCTTTTCTTGTGTTCGCCCCGGATCACGATCCAGCACTTCAACTTGGAAATCGGCTTCGATTCCTCGATCCACACCATGTCGCCCGGCTTGAACTCGTTGTTCTCGTCGTGCGCGTGATAGTTCTTCGAACGGCGGATCGTCTTCTTGTAGATCGGATGCGTGAAGCGGCGGTCAACGCGCACCACGACGGTCTTGGCAGTCTTGTCGCTGACGACCACGCCTTGCAAAGTACGTTTCGGCATATTCGTAAGCCCCTTACTTCTCTTTCGCGCGCTTCTGCGCGGCGACGGTCTTGATACGGGCGATGTCGCGGCGAGCCTCGCGCAGGCGCGAGGTGTTCTCGAGCTGCCCGGTGGCGCGCTGGAAGCGCAGGTTGAAGCGCTCCTTCTTCAGGTTCAGGACGGCGTCGTCCTGCTGGTCGGGGCTCATCGCGCGGATGTCTTCGATCTTCATCTGGGCCATGGCCATTACTCCGCAATGCGCTCGACGAAGCGCGTCTTGATCGGCAGCTTGGCGGCCGCCAGCGTCAGCGCTTCACGCGCCGTCTGGGTGTTGACGCCGTCGATCTCGAACAGCACCCGGCCCGGCTTGACGCGGGCGACCCACAGTTCCGGCGAACCCTTGCCGGAACCCATGCGGACTTCGGCGGGCTTCTT
Encoded proteins:
- the rpsN gene encoding 30S ribosomal protein S14; this translates as MAKKSSVEKNNRRKRMVKNAAPKRERLKAIIADKTLPMEERFAATLKLAEMPRNSSATRIRLRCELSGRPRSNYRKNKLSRIALRDLGSKGMVPGLVKSSW
- the rplE gene encoding 50S ribosomal protein L5, which gives rise to MAETAYTPRLRAEYDAKIRTAMTEKFGYENVMQVPRLDKVVLNMGVGDSVNDRKKAETAAAELTQIAGQKAIVTYSRIAIATFKLRENQPIGCKVTLRKARMYEFIDRLVTVALPRVRDFRGLNPKSFDGRGNYSLGIKEHIIFPEIDFDKVTEARGMDITVCTTAKTDEEARALLTAFNFPFRQ
- the rplX gene encoding 50S ribosomal protein L24, with amino-acid sequence MAAKIRKGDKVVVLTGRDKGRTGEVFEVRPDAGTALVRGINMVKRHQKQTQAQEGGIISKESPIQLSNIAYVGKDGKPTRVGFKILADGKKVRIAKSSGAEIDG
- the rplN gene encoding 50S ribosomal protein L14 gives rise to the protein MIQMQTNLDVADNSGARRVMCIKVLGGSKRRYATIGDIIVVSIKEAIPRGKVKKGDVMKAVVVRVRKDIRRADGSVIRFDRNAAVLINNQSEPVGTRIFGPVPRELRAKNHMKIISLAPEVL
- the rpsQ gene encoding 30S ribosomal protein S17, with product MPKRTLQGVVVSDKTAKTVVVRVDRRFTHPIYKKTIRRSKNYHAHDENNEFKPGDMVWIEESKPISKLKCWIVIRGEHKKSA
- the rpmC gene encoding 50S ribosomal protein L29; this translates as MAQMKIEDIRAMSPDQQDDAVLNLKKERFNLRFQRATGQLENTSRLREARRDIARIKTVAAQKRAKEK